In the Hymenobacter volaticus genome, one interval contains:
- a CDS encoding acetyltransferase encodes MLQTEEEARQWLSHQDQQFVLGVGNPKVRRLLAAKLRSCRGVLTSIISPKTSIGAFGIEIGDGCTIMEGCILTTDIRVGEGVLLNVCCTIGHDSVIGDYTELMPGTRISGHVQIGENCAIGTNAILLPGVTIGDNTVIGAGSVVTKDVEANVVAVGTPAKVIKRLENVS; translated from the coding sequence GTGCTGCAAACCGAAGAAGAAGCCCGGCAGTGGCTAAGCCACCAAGACCAGCAATTCGTGCTCGGAGTAGGCAATCCGAAAGTACGGCGCTTGCTGGCCGCTAAACTGCGCAGCTGCAGGGGCGTGCTAACGTCTATTATTTCTCCTAAGACCTCCATCGGCGCGTTCGGAATTGAAATCGGAGATGGCTGCACAATAATGGAGGGCTGTATTCTCACCACCGACATCCGGGTGGGGGAGGGCGTGCTGCTGAACGTATGCTGCACCATCGGCCACGACAGTGTAATTGGCGACTACACCGAGCTGATGCCGGGCACCCGGATTTCGGGGCACGTGCAAATCGGGGAGAATTGCGCCATCGGTACCAATGCCATCCTATTGCCCGGTGTTACAATTGGGGACAACACCGTCATTGGCGCCGGTAGCGTAGTCACCAAAGACGTAGAAGCCAACGTGGTGGCGGTGGGCACCCCGGCCAAAGTGATTAAGCGCTTGGAAAACGTGTCTTAG
- a CDS encoding DegT/DnrJ/EryC1/StrS family aminotransferase — translation MIYVTHSYLPPLEEYVSYLTGIWERNQLTNNGPLLLELESRLSAYLGGPRVQFTSNGTIALQLAIQALNLTGEIITTPFSYVATTSVILWEKCTPVYVDIEEDTFCIDADKIEAAITPRTSAILATHVYGYPCDVVKIEAIAQRHQLKVIYDGAHAFGTKVAGRSLLTYGDLTACSFHATKLFHTGEGGALIAHTDEMAKKIWLLKSFGHFGDDHMMLGINGKNSEFHAALGLCMLPRVTDFIATRAQLYQLYHNELAGLALRYPVMPAGIEYNYAYFPVVFENEAQLLDIKQLLAENEIDARRYFFPSLNNLPYAPGESCPVAEDIATRVLCLPFYPQLPPMQVRRIAGLVRAGLTRKLPVAPCTI, via the coding sequence TTGATCTATGTTACGCATTCGTATCTGCCCCCGCTCGAGGAATACGTTTCCTATTTGACCGGCATATGGGAGCGAAACCAGCTCACTAACAACGGACCGTTGTTGCTTGAACTCGAGAGCCGGTTAAGTGCTTACTTAGGTGGGCCTCGCGTGCAGTTCACTTCCAACGGCACCATTGCGTTGCAGTTGGCTATTCAAGCCTTGAACTTAACGGGGGAAATCATTACCACACCTTTCTCGTATGTGGCTACCACTTCGGTTATCCTGTGGGAAAAATGTACGCCCGTCTATGTTGATATTGAAGAAGACACTTTCTGCATAGATGCCGATAAGATAGAAGCCGCCATCACACCGCGTACCAGTGCGATTCTCGCCACTCACGTCTACGGCTATCCCTGCGACGTCGTCAAAATCGAAGCAATTGCCCAACGTCACCAGCTGAAGGTTATCTACGATGGCGCGCACGCCTTTGGTACTAAAGTAGCGGGCCGCTCGCTGCTCACTTACGGTGATCTGACGGCGTGCAGCTTTCACGCAACCAAGCTCTTTCATACCGGCGAGGGTGGGGCCCTGATTGCGCACACCGATGAGATGGCCAAGAAAATTTGGCTGCTGAAATCGTTCGGCCACTTCGGCGATGATCACATGATGTTAGGCATCAACGGCAAAAACTCGGAATTCCACGCCGCCCTGGGCTTGTGCATGTTGCCGCGGGTCACTGATTTCATCGCCACGCGGGCTCAACTCTACCAGCTCTACCACAACGAACTAGCCGGCTTGGCACTGCGCTACCCCGTTATGCCCGCTGGGATAGAATATAATTATGCCTACTTCCCCGTGGTATTTGAAAACGAGGCGCAACTGCTGGACATCAAGCAACTGCTGGCGGAAAATGAGATTGATGCCCGTCGCTATTTTTTCCCCTCCCTCAACAACTTGCCGTACGCGCCGGGCGAAAGCTGCCCGGTAGCCGAAGATATTGCCACCCGCGTGCTCTGTCTGCCTTTCTACCCGCAGTTGCCACCAATGCAAGTTCGCCGGATAGCTGGCTTAGTGCGGGCTGGCCTAACCAGAAAACTGCCCGTTGCCCCCTGCACGATTTAG